The segment TGCTCGTCATCGACGGCTTCGGCGCGCTGCGCGACGACTTCGAAGAGCTGGACGACGCCGTCGCCGACATCCTTCAACGCGGCGGCGGTTACGGCATCCACGTCGTGGCGGGCATGCTCCGCTGGAACGACGTCCGCATCGCCGTCCAGTCGAACTTCGGCACCCGCGTCGAGCTGCGGCTGAACGACCCCAGCGAGTCCAGCATCGACAGCAAGCTGGCAGTGACCCTCTCCCCCGACGAGCCCGGCCGCGTCCTGACCGCCGGCAAGCTCTTCGCACATGTCGCACTTCCCCGTACGGACTCGCTCGCCGATACCGCGGACCTGGGATCGGTTCTGGAGCGCACGGCCCGGTCGATCCGCGCCACCTGGAGCGGCGAGGTCGCACAGCCGGTGCGGGTGCTGCCGCACCGGCTGGAGCCCCACGTCCTGCCGGGCCCGGTCGCCGAACCCCAGCGGGTGCCCATCGGCCTGGGCCAGACAGCACTCGAACCCGTACTGCTCGACCTGTTCCAGCACGACCAACACCTGCTGATCATGGGCGACAGCGAGTGCGGCAAGACGAACCTCCTGAAGACAATCGCCGCCGGTCTCATCGAGCGCTACAGCGAGGACGAGCTGGTCTTCGCCGTCATGGACCCCCGGCGCGGCCTGCGTGGCGCGATCCCCGAGGAGTTCAACGGCGGCTACGCGTACAACGCCAAGCTGTGCGCGGGCCTCGCCACAGCGGTCTGCACCGAGTTGAGCAAGCGGCTACCCGATGACGGCGCAGGCCTTGAGGAACTGGAACCGGGTAGCTGGGGCGGCGGTCCGCGGATCGTGGTCCTCATCGACGACTACGACGTGCTCACCACCGCCGGCCAGGAACCGCTGGCTCCGTTCCTGCCGTACATCCCGTCCGCGGTGGACATCGGTCTCCACTTCGTCCTCACCCGCCGGGTCGCCGGCGCCTCCCGGGGCATCTACGAGCCTCTGGTGCAGGGCTTGCGCGAGTCGGGATCCTCCGCGCTCCTCATGGCCGGCGACCGCGGTGAAGGCCAGCTGTTTCCCGGCGTCTACGCCTCCTGGCAGCCGCCGGGCCGCGGTGTCCTCATCCGCAGGGGCCAGAGCAACCGCCTGATCCAGACCGTGTACTCCCCCGCGTGACATACAGGAGAGCTCTCCCGCCCACGCGGACCACGAGACGTACGGCATCCATGCCCCGAACAACGAAGGACCGGACGAGAACAACATGACCAAGGACGTCATCGCCCTCACCCAGCGCATGCCCGACCCGTCGGCGATGCTCGCGGGACTGCTCTCCGGAGGCCCCGACAAGCTGGTGGACACGGCGGGCGAAGGCGCGGTCGTACGGCTCTGCGACGCCGAGGGGCGCCCCCTCGTCTCCGTGGAAGCACCGCTGCTCGTGCAGGTCGCGGGCGAGGCCGAGCGGCTGCTCGGAGCCACCCCGCCGCCGCTTCCGTACTGGTGGACAGAGGCCCGCGCCACCACCGGTGTGGAAGAAGCCGAGCGGCTCGCGGGCACCTTCGCGGCCCGGCTGGCCGCTTTGGCCGACGGCTCGGCCTGGCCGCCTGAAGCCGCGCAGTCCCTGGCCGTGGTGGAAACCGACGGTATGAGCGTTGCGCCCACACCCGCCGCCGCACAGCCCGCGGTCGACGTCCTCACCGACAAGGTCGCCGTCGTCATCCAGGACCGCCCGGTTATCGCCATGACCGCCTGGCTCCAGGACGCTGTCCAGACCGCCGCCGGTGACGGACTGGGCCTCCAGATCGTCACCCCAGCAGGAACCACGCTCTCCCCGGCCGTACGCGCCAGCCTGAGCAACTGGCCGTCCCGCTGGGTCGTGCGCGACGAGCGGGACGGCTACTACGACGGACAGTCCGGAGCCGTCCTGCGCTGGCAGGACGGCATGTTCCAACCGGTGGCGGCAGCCGACGCGACCGCCGATGACCCCCGCACCCCGGTAGCTGCCTCGTACCAGGAGGTCACGGACACCGGTGAGCAGCAGCTGGCCGTCACCTTCCGCACGGTCCACCCCGCGGACGAACGTCTGGTCCTCGGCGGTGCGCTGGAGTCGATATGGCGCGAACTCACCGGTGAGCCCCCGGCGGGGTGGGGAACCGCGGAGCCCGCCAACCTCCCCTGGTCGCCGCGCCAGATGACCGACCTCGCCTACGAGCGGGCGCCCGAGCCGACCTGGTTCGTGGTGGTCGGCAGCCCTGACCGGCCGGGCCTGGCCACGGTGCGCGTCAGCCGTACGAAGGCGGGCGTGGAGGAGTACGTCACGCTGATGTTCGGCTACGGCCCCGACGAGGAGCCGCCGGTGGACTCCCTTCCGAGGGCCGCGGAGGTGCTCGCCACCCGCCACCGCCTCCTGTCGATGCTCGTCCAGATCCGCAAGGCCCGCCGGGACTTGGCGGTGCCGCCCCGCTTCGAGGGGCCCGGTGTCCCGCTGGCCTTTGTGCTCGGCGCGGAGGAGGTGCGCCAGATGCCCGGCGACCGTGCCCGGAAGACGCCACTGGCCCAGCCGCCTGTCCCCCTCGGTCCGAAGACCCGCCCTGCGATGTACTACCCACTGCCTGGGGACCCGTTGGATCTGTCGGGCTGGCAGGACTTCGAACGCCTGATGCGGCATCTGAAAGGCGAGTGAGGGCACCTGGCACAGGGGGGAACGTGCGCGTGGACCTCCCTGCCAAGCACCTCGCGGGCATTGGCAAGTGGGTGGGCTCCTGGCTGTTTTGAGCCGTTGTCAGACCTTGGGCATAGCATCGGGATTGCGGATTGCACCAATGACTTCGCAATTGATAGGCATGACCGTACAAACGATCGTCAAGTCTGGCGGGGGGAGCCTGATGAAGTTCGACATGGGGGCGCAGACGCTCTCGACCCTGAGGTCGAAGTCGCAGGGGTCGAGCACGGAACTGGGAACGTTGATCCACCAACTCGTGCAAGCAGCACAGCCGTTGGAGGGCAAGTTCAACGGGTCGGGCAAGGTGGCGTTCGACTCGTTCAAGTCGCGCGCGGACGAGATCACGGCATCGTTGAACAGTGCGCTGGCCGCGATTGTGGGCGGACAGTCGGGCATGGAGACGGCGTTCGGCTCGGGCGACCAGGAGCAGGCCGACAATGCCCGGTCGCAGATGTCGGCGGCGAACTTCGACGCGGCCCGCTTCTCGGGCCGCTGACGGCCTTCTTGCGGCTCAAGTACTCAGATCTTCAGGGGGAGTGATTGTGGTGGCTGCTGGCATGGACCGTCGTTCGTACGACTCGGGTGCGTCGGCGGAGGCGCAGGGGAACATCCAGGCGGTGATCGCGCGCCTGGAGCAGGTGATCGCGGCGCGTGATGCGCAGGTGAAGGCGGCGATGTCGGATTTCGCCGCGGATGGTGTCGCGGAGGAGTACCACGGCAAGGAAATGCGCTGGAACAGTGCCTCGCAGGAGGTCAGGAGCATCATCCAGCTGCTGAAGACGACGCTGGAGAAGAACGACGGGACCGCGCACCAGACGCTCGCACGCGCGAAGGCCGCGGTCGACAACATCGGCTGAGCTGGCGCCTCAGCGCATCGACAGATAAGGCAATCCTTCGGAGTGCGCGGACGGGTTGCCGGCCACGGGGGCGTCGCCGCGCGGGTCGCGGCGGCGGTGCAAGAAGTGTGTACGCAGGGGGGCGTTCATGGCGTCATGGGACATCCAGCCGCAGGGAGTGCAGGGCCAGTTGAAGGTCGTCGGCACGCATGCCGAAGACCTGGGGAAGGTCCTCAGCACACTGCTCTCTGACATCCAGGAGGCGGCTCAGGCAGCGGGTACGGCCGTGCCGGGCACGCAGGCCCGAACACCGCTGTCGCCCGGACCGTGGGCGCCGACGAACAAGCCGTTGGGACCGGCGGCCACCTCCCTGTTCACTCAGACGGCGACGGGGCCGGTCGCCGCGGCGCTGGCCGAGTACGTGACGAAACGCAAGCCGCGCATGACGGCGATGGCCGATCGCTGCCAGGCCGCCGTTCTGGGGGCTGCCAAAGCCACCAATGAATACGTCCAGGGCGATCTGGAGGCGGCCAAGAACGCCCAGAACGCCGCCCACGGGGTGCGGCTGGACGCTCTCAAGGACTTCGGGGGGAAGAAGTGAGCGGCGGACCGGTCGACCCGGCCGATGTACCGGTCTTCACCGGCGATCTGGACGTTCTGGAAGCCAAGACGAAGGCGCTCTCCCTTGGCGGCTCCAAGGTCCAAACCGCTGGCTCGGACGTCCACAAGTCCTTCGGCGGACTGGCCGCCTTCTACAAGGCACCCGAGGCGGAGCAGCTGTTCGGCGTCACCAAACCGGTGGAGCGCACGGCGCACGACCTGAGCGATGACATGCACGCCATCGCCGGGGCTCTGAGCACCTACGCCCGTGAGATCAGGCCACTGATCCACCGGCTGGAGCAGCTCAAGCAGGAAGCCGCCGATTTCCGCGACAACGAGGCCGCCGAAGACGACTGGAGCGAAGACGGCGACCTGACCGACGAGAACCTGGGCCGCCGCAACAAGATCGCCGAGGTCTGGGCAGCGTTCCAGGAAGCCGAACGCGACTGCCACGCCAAGATCGTCGCGCTGGTACCAGGAGGCAAGGCACTCCACACGATCGACGCCTCCCACAAGAAGGGATACGGCTACGACGCCGAAGCCCTCAAGGCATCCAAGAGCCTGCCCTGGGGCGACACGGTCGAGGAATCCGTTCCCTGGTGGCACGTGGGAGAGCACCTCTGGGACTTCGGCAAGGGCTTCATCGTCGACGGCGTGGGGGGCACCATCGACGGCATCTACACCCTCTTCGGCGGGCACGGCGGGGACGCCGCCGGCGAGGCGTGGGCCGGTCTGGCCAAGCTCTCCACCGCAGTGGCGATCACCACCACGCCCGGTTTGAACGTCGCCTACTGGATGGCGCCGGGGAAGATGCTCCCCTCCTGGCTACGGGACTCGCGTACCGCAGTGGTGGATACCGGCAAGGCCCTTGTGGCCTGGGACCAGTGGGAATCGAACGGCTCCCGAGCCGCCGGCGCGGTCACCTTCAACATCGTGACCGCCCTCTTCACCCGCGGTGGCGGTGCCGCCGTGCAGGGCGCGGGCAAGGCAGGCGCGCTGGCCAAGGGCCTGTCCGTCGTCAGCAAGGTGGGCAGCGCCGTCGACCCGATGACCTACGTCATCAAGGGCGCAGGCGCGGGCCTGTCGAAGGTCGGCGACGTGCTGGCCCACCTCAAGGGCCTCGGCCACGTCGAGACCCCGAAGATCTCCGAGGGCGCCTACAGCCTGCCTGAAGGCGCCGTCGAGATGCCGGACGGCACGATCCAGCTGCCCAAGGACGCCGCCATCCCGGAAGGGGCAACCAAACTCCCGGGCGGCAGAATCGAGCTGCCCAAGGACACGGTCACCTTCCCACCGGGGACGGTGAAAGATCCGGTCACCGGCAAGTACATGGACCCTAGAACCGACATCTACAACGAGGACGGCAGCCTCTTCCAACGCGCCGAGGACGCCCACCAGGAGAAGCCCGCCCAACCCACCACGGGCGCGGACAACCCACGAATCGAGACCCCGGCTCACCAGGAGCAGCGGGTCCTGGCCAGCGTCGGCGGACGAGGCGACGACTTCACACGCGTCGGCTCGGACATCCCCGACCCGGCCCGCACCGGCGACAACCCGGGCCACGGCAACACCGGGCCGGACGACACCACCCCTACGGGGCGCGCCGGCGACCACGGGGCTCCGGGAGGTAACGCGGGCAACCACATGGCGACGAACAACCTGGGCAACGGGACAGGTGGCACCGGCCACACAGGCGACAACCATCCCGCGGGCGGCGCAGGCCACACGGACACCCCGTCCACGGGCGGCGGTCACGACGTACCGGGCGGCTCCACGACCGACAGTGTCATGTCGGGCAGCTCCTCCACGGACAACGGTGTCCCGGGCGGTGGCCACCCGGCTACCCCTTCGCCGGACGCAGCCAACCCAGGCGGCGTGGACGACGCGACGCGCGCGGCCCATCACGCGGAGTACGAAGCTGCCCGTGAGAAGCCGGCCAAGGAGCGGACGCCCGCAGAACGGACGGCCATCACGCGTGAGCATGTGCGTCTGGCGAACGAGGATCCAGCCTGGCGAGCGGAGCACTACGACAAGTGGGGGCCCGGCTATCGCAACAGTGCCGAGGAAATGGTGGACGGACAGCTCCTGCCGAAGCTCGTAGAGAAGCCGAACGGCGGCTGGATGGCCGCCGACGAACTGCCTTCCGCGGACCCGGAGAAGTTCCACCTCGACGACCTCGTACGGGGCCGGGACACCGTCAGCCCGCAAGGCCACCTCGATCACCTCGACGACGTTTCAGCCAAGCGCACAGCAGGCATGGACCTGACCAACGCCGAGAATGCCTACAAGAACAACCCGACCGATGAGACCGCGAAGGCTCTCGCCAACGCGCAGGAGCACTTCGACAAGACAGTCGGCGAGGGCGTCTCCAACAACACCAAACTCGGCGAGGCCCTCGGCGAGGAGGCCGCACGCCGACACATGCTCCTACAGAAGGAGTTCGCGGGGGCCCACGAGATCACCGACCTTCCCGAGACGCCCAACGGTTCAAAGAGGTTCGACCAGCTCTGGCGTGACAAGGACGGCAGCCTCATCATCGTCGAGGCGAAGGGACCGAACGCGCGACTGGACTGGCGCCGGGGCAATGGTGCGCTCGACAGGGGCACCATGGTGAAACAGGGAACCATCGAGTATGTCCGCACAATCTGTGCCGATATGGAGCAGCGCGCCCTTCTGTCGCCGAAAGACGCCCAGTACGCCAGGGAGATTAGAGAGGCCATCGAGAACAAGAGCCTGCGCTACGTTCTCGTCCAGGCCACCGAGAACACTGGTCAGTATGCTGGTGCTGAGCTCAAGCACTTCAAAATCTTCTAAGGAGAAACGCGTTGGTCTCGAGCATCCCCCGCCACCCCTTTCCCACAGGGAACGCGGAAGACGGCCTCGCTGTGCTCCAGGAGAACGCGCAGAAACTGGTCGACGGTCTGGAAGCGGGCACCACCAATCTGGGTGATGCCCTGGGCACCACGCTCACCCTGGCCGAGGCACACTGCCTGATGGACCCGCGGGCCGCGATCTTCCCCACGTGGGATGCCTGGGTGAATGCGATGCAGGTCGGCTCCGCCCTGTTCGCCGCTGCAACCACAACCGAAGAGCAGGTGCAGTGCCGCATCGCGCACAAGGACCGCACGCTCCAGGCCACCGGTCCGGAGTGGTACGTGCACCCGGGATCCTGGCTCAGTGCCTTCTACCTGGCGGTGGTGTGCAGGGAGAAGGACAGGATTACGTCCCTGTGCCGGGTGCCGCTGTCCGTGCTGCGAGAGAACGGCTCGCGTTTCGGCGAGTACGACTACGCTTGGATCGACACTCTCCAGACCTATTGGCTCGGAGGTCAGGACCTCGTCCCGAAGCTAGTGACTGCGGTCGACGCCACCGCCCCGGAAGCCGTCGACGACCCTGAGACGGTGGGCAAGCTGCTGTACCCCCCGATGGAGATGTTCCACCGCTTCGTCCGCAAGGACCGAGACGGATTCAACCGGGCGCTGGCCAACGCCCTCCAGTGGCACAAGGAGTACTGGAGCGAGGAGGAGCGAGCCTTCCAGATCTCGGGCCTCGTCGCCCTCGCCCCTCTCGCCATGGCCTGCATCGCCCACGACGCGGGCATCCCCATCGAGGTCGAGTCCGAATATCTGCCCGCCGTCCTCATCAAGCGCAACTGGTGCGGCGAGTTCCCCACGTGAGACACCTGGAACAGATGGCAACGCGCATTCCGCGCCAGGACTATCAGAAGGACACGATGGCGGCGGTGGTTCCCATCATGGAGGAGT is part of the Streptomyces platensis genome and harbors:
- a CDS encoding DUF6177 family protein; translated protein: MTKDVIALTQRMPDPSAMLAGLLSGGPDKLVDTAGEGAVVRLCDAEGRPLVSVEAPLLVQVAGEAERLLGATPPPLPYWWTEARATTGVEEAERLAGTFAARLAALADGSAWPPEAAQSLAVVETDGMSVAPTPAAAQPAVDVLTDKVAVVIQDRPVIAMTAWLQDAVQTAAGDGLGLQIVTPAGTTLSPAVRASLSNWPSRWVVRDERDGYYDGQSGAVLRWQDGMFQPVAAADATADDPRTPVAASYQEVTDTGEQQLAVTFRTVHPADERLVLGGALESIWRELTGEPPAGWGTAEPANLPWSPRQMTDLAYERAPEPTWFVVVGSPDRPGLATVRVSRTKAGVEEYVTLMFGYGPDEEPPVDSLPRAAEVLATRHRLLSMLVQIRKARRDLAVPPRFEGPGVPLAFVLGAEEVRQMPGDRARKTPLAQPPVPLGPKTRPAMYYPLPGDPLDLSGWQDFERLMRHLKGE
- a CDS encoding pore-forming ESAT-6 family protein, producing MAAGMDRRSYDSGASAEAQGNIQAVIARLEQVIAARDAQVKAAMSDFAADGVAEEYHGKEMRWNSASQEVRSIIQLLKTTLEKNDGTAHQTLARAKAAVDNIG
- a CDS encoding DUF6507 family protein, with translation MASWDIQPQGVQGQLKVVGTHAEDLGKVLSTLLSDIQEAAQAAGTAVPGTQARTPLSPGPWAPTNKPLGPAATSLFTQTATGPVAAALAEYVTKRKPRMTAMADRCQAAVLGAAKATNEYVQGDLEAAKNAQNAAHGVRLDALKDFGGKK
- a CDS encoding immunity 49 family protein — its product is MVSSIPRHPFPTGNAEDGLAVLQENAQKLVDGLEAGTTNLGDALGTTLTLAEAHCLMDPRAAIFPTWDAWVNAMQVGSALFAAATTTEEQVQCRIAHKDRTLQATGPEWYVHPGSWLSAFYLAVVCREKDRITSLCRVPLSVLRENGSRFGEYDYAWIDTLQTYWLGGQDLVPKLVTAVDATAPEAVDDPETVGKLLYPPMEMFHRFVRKDRDGFNRALANALQWHKEYWSEEERAFQISGLVALAPLAMACIAHDAGIPIEVESEYLPAVLIKRNWCGEFPT